In a single window of the Acetivibrio clariflavus DSM 19732 genome:
- a CDS encoding nitroreductase family protein, which yields MLYELLKSRRSIRKFQDREVEKDKMDILLKSALLAPSSRSRRPWEFIAVTDKELLKKLSKAREHSSSFIENAPLGIVVVADPEKCDVWIEDASIASIIIQLTAQSLGLGSCWIQIRERFHSGNLKAEDYVKEVLGIPSNYNVECMIAVGYPAEAKSAYSEDDLMYEKLHYNKY from the coding sequence ATGTTGTACGAATTATTGAAATCCCGAAGAAGTATCAGAAAATTTCAAGACAGAGAAGTGGAAAAGGATAAGATGGATATATTGCTAAAAAGTGCTTTGCTGGCTCCTTCATCACGGTCCAGAAGGCCTTGGGAATTTATTGCAGTAACTGATAAGGAATTGCTAAAAAAGCTGTCTAAAGCAAGAGAGCACAGTTCATCATTTATTGAAAATGCACCCTTGGGAATTGTTGTAGTTGCGGATCCTGAGAAATGTGATGTCTGGATAGAGGATGCCTCCATTGCTTCAATTATAATTCAGCTAACAGCTCAATCTCTGGGCTTGGGCTCATGCTGGATACAGATTAGGGAGAGATTCCATTCCGGAAATTTGAAAGCTGAAGACTATGTAAAAGAAGTGCTTGGAATACCTTCAAATTACAACGTTGAGTGCATGATTGCCGTTGGATACCCGGCGGAAGCAAAGAGCGCTTATTCCGAAGATGATTTAATGTATGAAAAGCTGCACTATAACAAATATTAA
- a CDS encoding VanZ family protein yields the protein MRKYKTLIRLIGIIMFVLYLFYLIYLTFFDHTYGRNVFQRRINLIPFKTIVKFLTSSYNWDFVMINIAGNIAAFVPMGFLLPMVFSRMKSFSKVIAVVFLATLSIEIFQYVFAVGTCDIDDIILNVLGGVVGYFIIRSTAALISKNRNNIKCL from the coding sequence ATGAGAAAATATAAAACGTTAATAAGATTAATCGGCATAATTATGTTTGTTTTGTATTTATTTTATTTAATATATTTGACTTTTTTTGACCATACCTATGGCAGAAATGTTTTTCAGCGGAGAATAAACCTTATTCCTTTTAAAACAATTGTTAAATTTCTTACGTCATCATATAATTGGGATTTTGTTATGATAAATATTGCCGGAAATATTGCAGCTTTTGTGCCAATGGGCTTTTTGCTGCCTATGGTTTTCAGTAGGATGAAAAGCTTTTCTAAAGTTATTGCAGTGGTGTTTTTGGCAACTTTGTCCATTGAGATTTTTCAATATGTATTTGCTGTGGGTACATGCGATATAGATGACATTATATTGAATGTACTCGGAGGAGTTGTCGGATACTTTATAATAAGAAGTACCGCAGCATTAATATCCAAGAATCGCAATAATATAAAGTGTCTTTGA
- a CDS encoding metal-dependent transcriptional regulator, which yields MKEISEFHTVRGYQLLEQNKKLLTSSMEDYLEMIYRNSLIEGYMRINTLSELLNVAASSATKMVQKLNSLGLIDYKKYGIISLTEDGKELGKFLLERHNIIESFLKNLGVKENILIETELIEHYVSVSTLQKISTFNKFLELNPDIMEKYKKFSQNSMS from the coding sequence ATGAAGGAAATATCGGAATTCCATACTGTTCGTGGATATCAACTGCTTGAACAGAATAAAAAGCTTTTAACTTCATCAATGGAAGATTATCTGGAGATGATATACAGAAACAGCCTCATTGAAGGGTATATGCGTATAAATACCCTTTCTGAGCTTTTAAATGTGGCAGCATCCTCGGCTACAAAAATGGTTCAAAAATTGAACAGTTTAGGTCTGATTGACTATAAAAAATACGGTATTATTTCTTTGACGGAAGACGGAAAAGAACTTGGAAAATTTTTATTAGAAAGGCACAATATCATCGAATCGTTTCTAAAAAACCTCGGTGTGAAGGAAAATATACTTATTGAAACTGAATTAATCGAACATTATGTCTCAGTTTCAACACTGCAAAAGATAAGTACGTTCAATAAATTTTTAGAGCTAAATCCCGATATTATGGAAAAATACAAGAAATTTTCTCAAAACTCAATGTCATAA
- a CDS encoding DUF5050 domain-containing protein: MVYRKLCLIIAILMALLCGCGKDGVIKDRDQDSYNNNGSIENTGKVQNQEMKNNGYGNLINGGYAIYDNGYIYFTNGFAPDLTEADCKLYRVNYDWAEPTKILDDTAEGINIVGDWIYYINLSDGHKLYKARKDGTQRMMLHDERCSTIYVQGDWIYFSTWFVVGGKIDGDLYKMKIDGSNKEKLSDDCAESLIVKDNWIYYLSEEYVPGDVIHKSYLYKMKTDGTEKNRISDEEMHSFVLYDQWIYFTDHNDKMYMMDISGNNKSLITEDKVFNFNTDGKWIYYCNLSDFEKLYRIKPDGSGKEKLSETRSPFIHIVGDWIYFIYLHKDDMAPFRIKLDGSEEDYADPNVNQNVEDKEAKDSANDNGGNLPKVLFNAAKYGEKALYLGMPIEEVRRLLNEKGEETYEIERTSHPYDWRYGNRIFDMRYYIIEFDREEKIYEIYVNDNIPTERGLKFGDPIERMEELYGKNYNKRPENGKTYFNYDMGGYNFWGYFNEDNKLDLWVLTVKRDIDAELQTWEGTLKYSEFVPPDQNMFYTIRIHKENNEYYGDISINGFQTKQRIRTKVVGDKAAINLVFETYLPDNMLETYGEGDILLKLERKDSKVYTTWFCLKPILLENNDIQGVYFEY, from the coding sequence ATGGTATATAGAAAATTGTGCTTAATTATAGCAATACTAATGGCATTATTATGTGGATGCGGTAAAGATGGAGTAATAAAAGACAGAGATCAGGACAGTTACAATAATAATGGAAGTATTGAGAATACGGGAAAAGTGCAAAATCAAGAGATGAAAAATAACGGTTATGGAAATTTGATAAATGGCGGATATGCAATATATGATAATGGATATATATATTTTACAAACGGTTTTGCTCCTGATCTTACAGAAGCTGACTGTAAACTGTACAGAGTCAATTACGATTGGGCAGAACCGACTAAAATATTGGATGACACTGCAGAAGGCATTAATATTGTTGGGGATTGGATATATTACATTAATCTATCTGATGGTCATAAATTGTACAAAGCTAGAAAAGATGGAACACAAAGAATGATGTTACATGATGAGAGATGTAGCACCATATATGTTCAGGGAGACTGGATATATTTTAGTACTTGGTTTGTGGTTGGCGGAAAAATTGACGGTGATTTATATAAAATGAAGATAGATGGGAGCAATAAAGAGAAACTAAGTGATGATTGTGCTGAGAGTTTGATAGTAAAAGATAATTGGATATATTATTTATCTGAAGAATATGTTCCGGGAGATGTAATACACAAAAGTTATCTTTACAAAATGAAAACAGATGGAACTGAAAAGAACAGAATATCCGATGAGGAAATGCATTCATTTGTTTTATATGATCAATGGATATACTTTACTGACCATAATGACAAAATGTACATGATGGATATTAGTGGCAATAACAAAAGTTTAATTACAGAAGATAAAGTATTTAATTTTAATACCGATGGTAAATGGATATACTATTGCAATTTATCTGATTTTGAAAAATTATATAGAATAAAGCCTGATGGAAGCGGTAAAGAAAAATTAAGTGAAACTCGTAGTCCTTTTATACATATTGTTGGAGATTGGATATATTTTATATATCTTCATAAAGATGACATGGCCCCATTTAGAATTAAATTGGATGGGTCAGAAGAGGATTATGCTGATCCTAACGTAAATCAAAATGTTGAAGATAAAGAAGCGAAAGATTCCGCTAATGATAATGGAGGGAATTTACCCAAAGTTCTTTTTAATGCGGCTAAATATGGAGAAAAAGCATTGTATTTAGGAATGCCCATAGAGGAAGTCAGAAGGTTACTGAATGAAAAGGGCGAAGAGACATATGAAATAGAGAGAACTTCTCATCCCTATGATTGGAGGTATGGAAATAGAATATTTGATATGAGATATTATATAATAGAATTTGATAGAGAAGAGAAAATTTACGAGATATATGTTAATGACAATATTCCTACAGAACGGGGTTTGAAATTTGGAGATCCAATTGAAAGAATGGAAGAACTCTATGGAAAGAATTATAATAAGCGACCAGAAAATGGAAAAACGTATTTTAATTATGACATGGGTGGATATAATTTTTGGGGATATTTTAATGAAGACAATAAACTGGATTTATGGGTACTAACTGTAAAAAGAGATATTGATGCAGAATTGCAAACATGGGAAGGCACTCTGAAATATTCGGAATTTGTTCCCCCTGACCAAAACATGTTTTATACAATAAGAATCCACAAGGAAAATAATGAATATTATGGAGATATCAGTATTAACGGATTTCAAACTAAACAAAGGATAAGAACAAAAGTAGTAGGGGACAAAGCTGCAATTAATTTGGTATTTGAAACCTATTTACCGGACAATATGCTGGAAACGTATGGAGAAGGGGATATTTTATTGAAACTGGAAAGAAAGGATTCGAAAGTTTATACAACATGGTTCTGTTTAAAACCTATTCTTTTAGAAAATAATGATATTCAAGGAGTGTATTTCGAGTATTGA